One segment of Mycolicibacterium baixiangningiae DNA contains the following:
- a CDS encoding phosphoadenylyl-sulfate reductase — MTDLMTETDLQQLAERGAGELGPDAGAWDLLRWTDEHFRGNYVVASNMQDAVLVDMAATVRPGVDILFLDTGYHFAETIGTRDAVEAVYDVHVVNVAPDRTVAEQDALLGKDLFARQPNECCRMRKVEPLTKALSGYSAWVTGIRRVEAPTRANAPLISWDKAFGLVKINPIAAWSDDDMQAYIDANGVLVNPLVDEGYPSIGCAPCTAKPIEGADPRSGRWAGTGKIECGLHQS; from the coding sequence ATGACTGATCTGATGACAGAGACGGACCTGCAGCAGCTGGCCGAGCGCGGTGCGGGCGAACTCGGCCCCGACGCCGGCGCGTGGGACCTGCTGCGCTGGACCGACGAGCATTTCAGGGGTAACTACGTCGTCGCTTCGAACATGCAGGACGCGGTGCTCGTCGACATGGCGGCCACCGTGCGTCCAGGCGTCGACATCCTGTTCCTCGACACCGGCTACCACTTCGCCGAGACGATCGGCACCCGGGACGCGGTGGAGGCGGTCTACGACGTCCACGTCGTCAACGTCGCGCCGGACCGGACCGTCGCCGAGCAGGACGCGCTGCTGGGCAAGGATCTGTTCGCCCGCCAGCCCAACGAGTGCTGCCGGATGCGCAAGGTCGAACCCCTGACCAAGGCGTTGAGCGGCTATTCGGCGTGGGTCACCGGCATCCGCCGGGTCGAGGCCCCCACCCGCGCCAACGCACCGTTGATCAGCTGGGACAAGGCGTTCGGGCTGGTGAAGATCAACCCCATCGCGGCGTGGTCCGACGACGACATGCAGGCCTACATCGACGCCAACGGTGTGCTGGTCAACCCGTTGGTCGACGAGGGCTACCCGTCGATCGGTTGTGCACCCTGCACGGCCAAGCCGATCGAGGGGGCCGATCCGCGCAGCGGGCGCTGGGCGGGCACCGGCAAGATCGAATGCGGGCTGCACCAGTCTTGA
- a CDS encoding nitrite/sulfite reductase: MTETPAQATPRPAKRPRGEGQWALGYREPLNANEQSKKDDNPLNVRERIENIYAPGGFDSIDKGDLRGRFRWWGLYTQRKPGYDGTWTGDENTDMLEDEYFMLRVRSDGGALTAAALRTLGGISTDFARDTADISDRQNVQYHWIDVKKMPEIWRRLDEVGLQTTEACGDCPRVVLGSPLAGESLDEVIDGTPAVQEIVRRYIGKPEYSNLPRKFKTAISGLQDVVHEVNDVAFIGVEHPEHGPGFDLWVGGGLSTNPMLGQRVGAWVPLDEVPDVWEGVVSVFRDYGYRRLRAKARLKFLIKDWGVEKFREVLETEYLKRPLVDGPAPDPVTRPIDHVGVQKLKNGLNAVGVAPIAGRVSGTILTKVADLAEAAGSDRIRFTPYQKLIVLDVPDDKLDDLRAGLDALGLPSSPSHWRRNLMACTGIEFCKLSFAETRSRSQVLVPELEKRLEDINAQLDVPVTININGCPNSCARIQIADIGFKGQMVDEGNGPEEGFQVHLGGSLGLDSGFGRKLRQHKVPATELGDYIERVVRNFVKQREHGERFATWALRADDADLR; the protein is encoded by the coding sequence ATGACCGAGACTCCGGCCCAAGCCACGCCTCGTCCCGCCAAGCGCCCCCGCGGCGAGGGCCAGTGGGCGTTGGGTTACCGCGAGCCGCTCAACGCCAATGAACAGTCCAAGAAGGACGACAACCCGCTCAACGTGCGGGAGCGCATCGAGAACATCTACGCCCCCGGCGGCTTCGACAGCATCGACAAAGGTGATCTGCGCGGCCGTTTTCGCTGGTGGGGCCTCTACACGCAGCGCAAGCCCGGCTATGACGGCACATGGACCGGTGACGAGAACACCGACATGCTCGAGGACGAGTACTTCATGCTGCGGGTCCGCAGCGACGGCGGCGCGCTGACCGCCGCGGCGTTGCGCACGCTCGGCGGCATCTCGACCGACTTCGCCAGGGACACCGCCGACATCTCCGACCGGCAGAACGTCCAGTACCACTGGATCGACGTCAAGAAAATGCCGGAGATCTGGCGACGGCTCGACGAGGTCGGGCTGCAGACCACCGAGGCGTGCGGCGACTGCCCCCGCGTCGTCCTCGGCTCCCCCCTGGCCGGTGAGTCGCTCGACGAGGTCATCGACGGCACCCCCGCCGTGCAGGAGATCGTCCGCCGCTACATCGGCAAGCCGGAGTACTCGAACCTGCCCCGCAAGTTCAAGACGGCGATCTCGGGCCTGCAAGACGTGGTGCACGAGGTCAACGACGTCGCGTTCATCGGCGTCGAACACCCCGAACACGGCCCGGGGTTCGATCTCTGGGTCGGCGGCGGGCTGTCCACCAACCCGATGCTGGGCCAGCGGGTGGGCGCGTGGGTGCCGCTCGACGAGGTGCCCGACGTGTGGGAAGGCGTCGTCAGCGTGTTCCGCGACTACGGCTACCGCCGGTTGCGGGCCAAGGCGCGGCTGAAGTTCCTGATCAAGGACTGGGGCGTCGAGAAGTTCCGCGAAGTCCTCGAGACCGAGTATTTGAAGCGCCCGCTGGTCGACGGGCCCGCCCCCGATCCGGTGACGCGCCCCATCGATCACGTGGGTGTGCAGAAGCTCAAGAACGGCCTCAACGCCGTCGGCGTGGCCCCGATCGCCGGCCGCGTCTCCGGCACGATCCTGACCAAGGTCGCCGATCTGGCCGAGGCGGCGGGCAGTGACCGGATCCGGTTCACGCCGTATCAGAAGCTGATCGTGCTCGACGTGCCCGACGACAAGCTCGACGACCTGCGCGCGGGGCTGGATGCGCTGGGCCTGCCGTCCTCGCCGTCGCACTGGCGGCGAAACCTGATGGCTTGCACCGGGATCGAGTTCTGCAAGCTGAGTTTCGCGGAGACCAGAAGCCGTTCTCAGGTGCTGGTGCCCGAACTCGAGAAGCGGCTGGAGGACATCAACGCCCAGCTCGACGTTCCCGTCACGATCAACATCAACGGCTGCCCGAACTCCTGCGCCCGCATCCAGATCGCCGACATCGGCTTCAAGGGCCAGATGGTCGACGAAGGCAACGGTCCGGAGGAGGGCTTCCAGGTCCACCTCGGCGGCAGCCTCGGCCTCGACAGCGGCTTCGGCCGCAAACTGCGCCAGCACAAGGTGCCGGCCACCGAGCTCGGTGATTACATCGAGCGGGTGGTGCGCAACTTCGTGAAACAACGCGAGCACGGTGAGCGTTTCGCTACGTGGGCGCTACGCGCGGACGACGCAGACCTGAGGTGA
- a CDS encoding Ms4527A family Cys-rich leader peptide — protein MTAVPALRTRIALVARRHVDFKRVCTCRCLP, from the coding sequence GTGACCGCCGTCCCTGCCCTTCGCACTCGTATCGCGTTGGTGGCTCGTCGGCATGTCGACTTCAAACGTGTGTGTACCTGTCGTTGTCTGCCTTGA
- the hemW gene encoding radical SAM family heme chaperone HemW — MSIRTAPAHAPDLAATPGRPFGLYIHVPFCATRCGYCDFNTYTPAEAGGANPDGWLAAMRRELALAARTLGSPPPVQTVFVGGGTPSLLGGDGLGAVLDAVREHFELAPGAEITTEANPESSGPELFDALLVAGYTRVSLGMQSIARHVLTVLDRLHSPGRALAAAGEARAAGFGHVNLDLIYGTPGETDDDLRRSVDAAVGAGVDHVSAYALVVEDGTALARRVRRGEVAAPDDDVLAARYELLDARLAEAGFGWYEVSNWARPGGECRHNLGYWAGGEWWGVGPGAHGFLGDTRWWNVKHPNTYAAVLAENSLPVADFEVLDRATRHTEDVMLRVRLRSGLPLEMLTADERGRVGTVVADGLAVVAGARLILTERGRLLADGVVRTLLAD, encoded by the coding sequence GTGAGTATCCGAACCGCCCCCGCGCATGCGCCGGATCTGGCCGCGACTCCCGGGCGGCCGTTCGGCCTCTACATCCACGTGCCGTTCTGCGCGACGCGGTGCGGCTACTGCGACTTCAACACCTACACCCCGGCCGAGGCGGGCGGTGCGAACCCCGACGGCTGGCTGGCCGCGATGCGCCGGGAGCTGGCGCTGGCGGCCCGCACACTGGGGTCGCCGCCGCCGGTGCAGACCGTCTTCGTCGGCGGTGGGACGCCGTCGCTGCTGGGGGGTGACGGTCTCGGCGCTGTGCTGGATGCCGTGCGCGAACACTTCGAGCTGGCGCCCGGCGCGGAGATCACCACCGAGGCCAACCCCGAGTCGTCGGGGCCCGAGCTGTTCGACGCGCTGCTGGTCGCCGGCTACACCCGGGTGTCGCTTGGCATGCAGTCGATCGCCCGTCACGTCCTCACGGTGCTCGACCGGCTGCACTCACCGGGGCGGGCGCTGGCAGCCGCGGGCGAGGCGCGCGCGGCCGGATTCGGCCACGTCAACCTCGACCTCATCTACGGGACGCCGGGGGAGACCGACGACGACCTGCGCCGGTCGGTCGACGCCGCCGTCGGGGCCGGGGTCGATCACGTGTCGGCCTACGCGCTGGTGGTCGAGGACGGGACCGCGCTGGCGCGTCGGGTGCGCCGCGGTGAGGTGGCCGCACCCGACGACGACGTGCTGGCGGCGCGCTACGAACTGCTCGACGCGCGGCTGGCGGAGGCCGGGTTCGGCTGGTACGAGGTGTCGAATTGGGCGCGGCCCGGCGGGGAGTGCCGCCACAATCTCGGCTACTGGGCCGGTGGTGAATGGTGGGGTGTCGGACCGGGCGCGCACGGGTTCCTCGGCGACACCCGGTGGTGGAACGTCAAGCACCCCAACACCTATGCGGCCGTACTGGCCGAGAACTCGCTGCCCGTCGCCGATTTCGAGGTGCTCGACCGAGCCACCCGGCACACGGAGGACGTGATGCTGCGGGTGCGGCTGCGCAGCGGGCTGCCGTTGGAGATGCTCACCGCCGACGAGCGAGGCCGCGTCGGCACCGTCGTCGCCGACGGTCTCGCTGTGGTTGCCGGGGCCCGGCTGATCCTCACCGAGCGCGGACGGCTGCTGGCCGACGGGGTGGTGCGCACGCTGCTCGCCGATTAG